The Amycolatopsis sp. QT-25 genomic sequence TCCTCTTCTTCGAGCGGCGCGAGCGGCATGATGCCCGCGTTGTTGATCAGCACGTCGATCGGGCCGACGCGCCGCTCGACCTCGTCGAGGAACTCGGTGAAACCCTTCGTGTCGGTGACGTCGAGCGGCAGCGCTTCCGCGCCCAGTTCGGCGGCGGTCTTCTCGGCGAGGACCTGGTCCAGATCGCCGATGACCACCTTGGCGCCGAGCCGGGACAGTGCCGCCGCGGTACTGGCGCCGATGCCCCGCGCCGCTCCGGTGATCACGACGACCTTGCCGGTCAGGGAACGTGCACGCTTGGCCATGCCGGTCTCCTCTGCGACTTCACTGTCCCGGGGCACTGTTGGCGATGTGTCAACTATGGTGCCCCGGAAGCCGCGCGAACGCCAGTCCTACGGGCGCTGCTCGAACACCTGCCCGATCCAGCCCTTGACGTCGAAACGTTCCGTCGGCTTGAAACCCTGGCTTTCGTAATACCGCTGAAGGTCGCCGTCGCCTCCGGCCCAGCAGTCGACCCGCACCAGCCCGATGCCCCGTTCCCGAGCCTCGGCCAGCGCGAACTCGATCAGCCGTGAGCCGACCCGGTGACCGGTGAACCGGCGTGAGGTCAGCAGCAAGCCGATGTAGATCTCCGGTTCGTCGACCGGCGAGACATGGGGAAAACGGTCACCGAGGATGATCGCCCCGGCCGCCTGGCCGTCGATCTCGGCGAGGTACAGCCCCGGCCCGTCGGCCATCCCGCGAACCCGCTCGACCCGTTTCGGGATCGTGGACCACGGCTCGGTGCCCCACTGCCCCGCGCTGCCGCGTTCGGCCAGCCACGCGACGACCTCGTCGAACATGTCCAGCAACGTCGGCAAGTCCCCGGAACCACCCTGGCGGATGACGAAATCGCTCATGCTTCCGTTCTACAACATCGCGAGGAAGCGCGGGTGTTCTGTCGGATCAGGCGACACCGAGGTGCCGCGCGATCAGCATACGCTGCACTTCCGAGGTCCCCTCGCCGATCTCGAGGATCTTCGCGTCCCGGTAGAAACGGCTCACCGGGAACTCGTTCATGAAGCCGTATCCGCCGAAGATCTGCGTCGCCTCCCGCGAG encodes the following:
- a CDS encoding GNAT family N-acetyltransferase, which encodes MSDFVIRQGGSGDLPTLLDMFDEVVAWLAERGSAGQWGTEPWSTIPKRVERVRGMADGPGLYLAEIDGQAAGAIILGDRFPHVSPVDEPEIYIGLLLTSRRFTGHRVGSRLIEFALAEARERGIGLVRVDCWAGGDGDLQRYYESQGFKPTERFDVKGWIGQVFEQRP